Genomic segment of Macellibacteroides fermentans:
AGAGATTCTGATGCAGGAGAATATAAAAGACCTGAATGAATTGTTACCTGGATATTCTAAGATATCGGGAATTAAGATGTATCAGGAAGAATTCGAAAAGACGCCTAAAAGAAGTATCAAGCGATACCTTTACCAGCCGGCTGAGAATAATTGATTCACATCGAGATATCAGATCTTATAAAAAGGAAAGGGCGCTCCAACAAGAGCGCCCTTTTTATTGGGTAAAATAAGTCAAAAACACTAAAAATTATAGGCTATCCGAACGGCAGCCATAGCTTGATCGAAATCTTGTATCAAATTATACTTCATCTCCAAGCCAACAGTTAAATCTCTGGAAGCATATACTTCTCCACCAAGACCGATGTTGACACCAAGACGGGTTGCATCCCAATCGCGGCCAGCTTCCCAAAATGAAAGGCTGACTCCACCTAAAGGATAAAAACCGAATGAAGGATCTAATTTAACAACATAGTGAGCATTAAAATCAAGCGCCCATGCACTTAATCCACCATGCTTCATCAAATGCGTTAAAGAAGGAGCGATACGCACATCATCTGACACATTGTAGCGATAATCAATTCCTACTGTCGTATTATCGGAATCAAGCGCATAACCCACACTCAAACCTACCGAAGAGGCTCCTTGTTGAGCAAAAACACCACCCACCGTCATTACAGCAAACAGAAACACTAAAACTACTTTTTTCATACTCATCTTTTTTAAAAGTTTTACCCAATATTAAAAACACTATTTATATAACCTTATTTTACTTTCAATCGTTCACCGGCACTGTTAACAATGCTGCGATAGTAAGTCTCGTCGTAACCTGGGAAATTGGGAGAAGCAGATAAGCCATAGCCATTTTGCATGAATTTTCCGTTCACCTCTTTTTTCACGTTACCATCTATATACTTCACAACCAAATATTCACCCAATTGTTTCCAACGAGCGGTACTACGGTTCGCTTCGGTTGTACTATACCATGTAAGAAACTTTACAGCCTCCTCCGGATTCTTTGCATACATATCTGCAGCAGCCTTATCAATTGACGGTTGCATAGCTTCGAATCCAAGTTCCAATTCTTTCTGAACAGGCTTGATATCTTCAATCATGAAACTGTACTTGCTGTAAGCCATATTTGCTACCCAGTTATGAATCCAGAAAGCGGAAGTCCAGGAGAAGGTCATCATATCGCCGTTACCCACCCGGAAACATTCCGGAGTTTCTTTGATTGAGCCATACATAGGCGTAAAAACAGCTGTTGCGGCATCATCCACACCAAACCAAAGCACCCCTCCTATTGCATCCGGCAACCAATTACGTAATTGAGCACATAGAACGAAACCAGTCTGCTGAGTTGCGATGGCACGCTCATTTACATACTCCTGACCGTCAACTTTAAAAGTCATAGGTCTCCAACGATATGGCACTTTATATGGGCCCATACCGGCATCATTCGTCATACAGAATTCTGTTCCTTCATAATGATCTCGCATTCCGTTCTTTACATCCTGCAAGGTAAGTTTTCTATCTGCTTTAACATACAAAGGCATTGGTTTATCAGATTCTCCCTTCAAAAATGGAAGATAAGCATCCAAGCTCTTATCATATTTACGCATAAAAGCCCAAACACGAGCCTCACAGCCTCTTAATGCACTAAAATCATAGGGACAATAAGCTTTCGTAAAGCTGAAATCTTTATCTTTTCCATTGAAGTATCCTTTTTCTCTTGCAAAAGAAACTACATCCGGAGAATACATACAGTTTTCTTTGTCGTCGAATGGAATCTGGTGAATCCGGGATTGGTTGGCATGAGCCGAGATACAGTCGTCCGGGATACGGATAGCAACCCACACAGCTCCTTTATTACCTACACCTTTACCGATCATTTCCATAATCCAGGCTTCGTTCTTATCGGCAATAGAAAAAGACTCGCCGCTGCTGTAATATCCGTGTTCTTTTACAAGTGAAGTCATGATATGAATTGCCTCGCGTGCCGATTTAGCCCGTTGAAGCGCAACATATATTAAACTTCCGTAGTCCATTATACCGGTTGAATCTTCCAACTCCGGACGTCCACCGAAAGTACTTTCGGTTATTGCGACTTGGTGTTCATTCATATTTCCAACCACATTATAGGTTTCTTCAACCTGGGGAATTTTTCCTAATGGCTTGTTGGAATCCCATTCGCGAATTTCCAACATGGATCCTTTAGGCCACTTCGCAGCCGGCCAATGATACAACTCACCATATAGGTTATGCGAATCGGCAGCATAAGTAATCATTACGGAGCCATCAGCCGAGGCTTTTTTCCCTACTAAGAAACTGGTACAAGCATCAGACGTTGTAGCAGTTAAAAGGGCTGCGCATGCAGCCAGAACCATCCATTTTCTTTTCATTATATAATCATTAAATAAAAAACAATATATACGTTCCTGCACCACAAAGATAGCCGATTAACGCAAGAATAGAAAAACGTTTTGTATAGTACATAAAATCTATTTTTTCAAGTCCCATAACGGTAACTCCGGTAGCAGAACCGATAATCAAGATACTACCTCCTGTTACGGCACAATAAGATAAAAATGTCCAGAAATCTCCATCGCAGATGAATGACATCAAGTAGGGAGTCAATTCACTTGTTTGTTGTACAACGGGGTACATACCTATTGTTGCCGCAACAAGGGCTACGTTATCCACTCCGGAAGACAGAAGACCTATCAAAAAGCTAATCAGCAACGGCTCGTGCACATGCTGATCCAGATAAGCAGACATCAGCCCCAGTTGTCCGGAAGTCTCCAAAGCTCCTACTGACATCAGTATCCCAAGGAAAAAGAATACGGTAGAAAGATCAATATTAGGAAGTAAACTGGAAATACGAAGCTTATCTGTCTCCTCCATCTGATTTAATCGGCTATACATGATGTCTGTATAAAACCAAAGTATAACCAATCCCAACAATACACCTAAGAAAGGAGGTAAGCCGGTTAACATCTGAAACACAGGAACAAGGGCAAGAGATAGAACGCCGATAATAAATATTGTACGTCTTGAGCGAATAGGAATTTGAGGATACTCGTCTTTTTCTTCTACGCTTTTAAGTCTTAATATTGCGCCCTTTTTAAACAGCCAAAAGTGGGCAATAGTAAGTGGAACCAGCATATTTATCAAAGCAGGAATGAATAGGTGCGTAATTTGATGACTAGCTGTAATATTCTTACCTACCCATAATAAGATGGTTGTTACATCACCGATTGGAGACCAGGATCCTCCTGCATTAGCAGCAATAATTACCATGCATGCATACTTTAATCTATCTGTCCTGTCAGGGACCAACTTCCTTAATACAGCAAGCAGCACAATGGCAGCTGCCAGATTATCAAGAAGTGCTGAGAAGAAAAAGGCTGAAAAACTGATAGTCCATAATAATCTTCGTTTATGAGTAGTGGTGAGATAACTTGTCATCGATTTAAAACCACCATGTTTGTCTACAATGTCTACAATCAACATTGAACACATTACGAAGAACAGTGTTTCAGAAACATTTCCTAAATGATAAACAATAGATCGGTTCGTAATAAAATCAATAAACTGATCTGTGATTGGTTTTAAAGCTATCTCCGGATTTTTAGTAAGAAATTCCTGAAACAACGGACTATTTCTCTCAACAAAAATTGAATAGGCATCGTACATCAGAATCATCCATAAGGATATGGCCATAAACAAAGCTACTGCCGCTTTATTAATTTTAATCTTATCCTCCAACGCAATGAGCAGAATCCCTGAAACAAAGATTATAGGCATTAAAATAAACATAGAATATCCTTATTTAAGTTTCTTTTTATCAATAACTATAGCTTTCGGCAATTCAAGATGAAAAACCGAATAAAATATCGAAATTACAGAGGAGAAATTATAACAATCCGTATAAGTAACTAATCTCTTCCGCCCAGATTGTCTCGTCCGGAGTTTCAAGAATCATAGGGATATTATCAAAACGCGGGTCATTCATCAGCATTTTGAAAGTTGTTAATCCCATTAAACCCTTCCCGATGCTATCATGACGATCCACCTTAGACGCTAAGTCCTTTTTTGAATCATTAATATGCATACCTCTAAGATATGAAAATCCAATTATTTTATCGAATTTATCAAAAGTATCAATAAATCCTTCGGTTGTTTTAATGTCGTATCCTGCAGCCAAAGTATGGGCAGTATCGATACAAACGCCTACTCTGCTCTTATCTTCGACCCGATCAATTATATGGGCTATCTGTTCGAAAGTATGACCTAAATTGGTTCCTTGTCCGGCTGTATTCTCAATAACAGCAGTAACACCGCTGGTCTGATTTAAAGCTTCATTTATTGACTCTGCGATACGATCCAGGCAATCGTCGATCGGGAATGCGTTAAGATGGCTCCCCGGATGAAAATTCAACCGATCTAATCCCAGTTGTTCACAACGCTGCATCTCGTCCAAAAAAGCTTCTCTCGATTTAGCCAACCCTTCGGCTTCAGGATGGCCCAGGTTTATAAGATAGCTATCGTGAGGTAAGATTTGGGAAGGAAGATATCCGTACGCTGCACATCTCTCTTTAAAAAGGTCGATACTGCGGGAAGTTAAAGGAGATGACTTCCACTGACGTTGATTTCTTGTAAAAAGGGCAAATGCTTTTGCCCCTATCTCGTGTGCATTTAGCGGTGCATTTTCTACACCGCCAGATGCACTTACATGTGCTCCAATATATTTCATCTTTTAGTCTTTTAAATAATAATCGACAGTCGTTACCACCCTTACACTTTTAATATACGGAGTGTTGGCATCTCTGTCTGAAATTGTAAATTGTCCCTGATTGGCTGTGCGAATCTTGCCCAGTTCGCTATCCGAATCCGCAGCAAACTTTTCGGCAGATGCCCTTGCATTTTTAGTGGCTTCCTCAATCATTTGAGGCTTAATATCATTCAGTCCTGTAAAAAGAAACTGGGTGGAGAATCTATAATCGCCGCCAGTAATTGCAATTCCTTGTTTAAGCAGGTCACTTTGTCTGATCATGAGTCCCCTTACCAAATCTACCTTGCTTGAGGATACGGTAAGTACGCAAGTAACGTTGTAACGATAAGCAACATTTTCATTGGTATAGCGTTCGGCCTTCATATCTATAATTTCGGGAGCTGCAACTGATACCTCGGTCGAATCAATGCCATTAGTGCTCAGAAAATCTTTAATTGCCTTAGTTTGATTCTCCATTGTAACATACAATGCCGGCAGATCATTACCGATATTTTTAAACATTAGCGGCCAAATAACATGATTTGCTTTAACTTCCATCTCAGCTAATCCTTTAACAGAAACTACCCGTTCCTTATCTTTGAATCCATCAATTGCCGATTTAATACATAATCCCAATAAAACTAATCCAACGGCAACCAGTAATCCGGCAATTGCCATTCCTTTCGATTTGTCTTCCATTATTCTTAAGATTTGAAAAAGTTAATAAGATAATCAATCTATATGATTCATCACTAAAACAAGTCTGCAAAAAAGAAAGTTTATTATTATAAAAAATAAGCTATACTATAGCATATAGTTGCAAAGGAAATAAAACATTACCATCTGAACAAAAAAAGCTGCACTTTTTTATGAGTGCAGCTTTGTATTGATATTTATTATGCTTCGTGTTTTATTCCTTTATCACGGGTTGAAGAAAATCAACAAAGCAAAGAGCAGCTAACGCTGTTCCATATCTTTTTTCGATGGTTATACCTTCAGTAATAAAGTTTAGTTCACCTAAGTAATACTTACCGTAAGTTTTCTGATGCAAGTCGTTGATAACGCGAATCAATCTTGATTCAAGCTCTTCAATACGATAGCGGCCACTAACTTCACAAACCAAAGCACCTAACTTCTCATCAAAGTTTTCATCTTTGTACATCCAGGCATAAACAACACCTGCAGAAACAAACTCATCCTGATATCCGTGAGATACAGCCATGATGGTTTTCATTTCCGAACCAAATGGAGGAAGATCAATTTCGTCCATGGTTACCAAATGAGCAGTTGCAGGTATAACAGACGAATACGTCATGATATTAAAGTCTGAGATACCGGCATCATAAAGAGCCATGTGGTAAGAACCTGCATGCTTTTCAAGATCAGACTCCCCACTTCCCTTTGTAATAAAAAAGGTGTTTGGAATTAAATTACCAACTTTCTTAACCATCTACAAAATACTTTTTTACTTATTAATAAATGCTTTGAGCCTGCAAAAATAGGAACTTCTTTCCGATAAAACACATTTAAATCCTGAAAAAAACATGTCCGGGCTCAATAATTTAATTTTTGACCAGCAATAATGTGTGAAGAGTATCTTAAAATCTGATTTTAGTAACGATTCTGCACATTACTTCTCAACTTTGGCATGAATAGTACGAACACTGAAAACCTCGTCGTAGGCAATATTGCCGTTGCCTTCCTTCAATATTATCTCAAAATCGGCTAATCCGGTTTTAAGTGTAGGTAAAGCAGTAACTGCAACTGAATATCGAACCGACTCATCAGAATCAATTCTGCCGATTGGTACGGGATCTGATAAAACCAACTCTCCTGCCCCATTCTTCTTATTAAGAACTGCCCTCACATCAATTGCGGGAACAGCAGACTCATTAACAATAACGAAGGTAATCTTGCAAAGTTCGCCGGCATCTATGCCTTCATTATTATTTTCATCTTCCAGAATTATTTCGGTAACGACCAGCTTTGCTCTCTCCTGAAGAGGCATCTCTTGTATCCTATTCCTGTTTCGGGAAGTATTATCTTCAGCTACGACCATTACTCCTGCAGCGGTTCCAACAATAGACCCGATAGATGAACCTACAAAAGCTCCGTGCCTTCCACCCATACTTTCTCCAATAAACAACCCGGCAACACTACCGATGGCATTTCCGGTGTTAGCTGCAAAAATTGTTCTTGATGTTTGATCCATGGTCGCACAAGCAGAAAACAATAAAAGCGAAAAGAATAGAAAGAATGCAAACAACTTGTTCATACTTACTTATACTTTCAGATTTATACTTCAAAGATACGTACCATCTCTTAATTTAACAACAGAAGCACGTTAAAAGACAATAGACTGTCTACAAAAAACATTAACAATTCAATATTTTTTACTCAACTAACCGAACAAAACTGCGACATGCCATGTTGTAACTATAAAACAATTAAAACATATTAGCTATGCTTACACTATGTCTTAGCTTACTGTTGCTAATTTCACCCAATAGTCAAATAACAGATAAAAACGAAAAAGTTATGAAATTTGAATTAGTATCATTGCCTTACGCCACCGATGCGTTGGCACCTGTAATTGGTAAAGCTACCATTGAATTCCATCATGGTAAGCACCTACTGGCTTATGTAAACAATTTAAACAACCTTATCCCCGGAACAAAATTTGAAAATGCGGATCTTGAGACAATCGTAAAAGAATCGGATGGCGCTATTTTCAACAACGCAGGTCAGGTGTTAAACCATAATCTCTACTTTACACAATTTTCTCCTAAGGGAGGCGGAAAACCCAGCGGTGCGTTAGCAAAAGCTATTGACGACCAGTGGGGTTCTTTCGAAGAATTCCAAAAAGAATTTGTTAATGGCGGCGTAACACAGTTTGGTTCAGGCTGGGTATGGCTTGCAAAAGATAAAGATGGAAAACTATTCATCACAAAGGAATCTAATGCAGGTAACCCTGTAACAAAAGGTCTTACTCCTATTTTGGGATTCGACGTATGGGAACACTCTTACTATTTGGATTATCAAAACCGCCGTGCCGACCACCTGGCCGAACTTTGGAAAATTGTTGATTGGAGTGTTGTTGAGAAAAGATATTAATTTTATATTTGCAACAATATTAAATCCTTCCTCACAGCTTACAATTTGAGGACGGGAGGTTTCTCCCGGAAAAGAGCTACTCATTAGTTGGGTAGCTCTTTTTATTTAGATTTTTCACTTAAGAGATCTATTCTTTTCAATACGAAGAGGTATTCGTTTGACATATGTTGAACGCAAAGTCAACAGCTGTCTACTTTGCGTTCAACATATGACAAACGCAAGATACACAATTGACAAACGAATAGTTTATAGTTATAAAAGAAATAGTTTCCCGTTTACTAAGGAATAGTTTATGGCATGATCTGCTCTAAATGCCTACCTTTTTTAAATAGTACAACAGCATCAGCAATAGATTATAAGTAAATCTTTTCTATCGGTCCGTGTATTTGTATTTATGCCTGCAACCAGAAAGAAGAAGTCCGTATATGACTTCACAGCGATATACGGACAAACAAATAACAAACTCTACTTATATGAAAAAACAAATACATTAAAACTCTAGTTACTTACAGTTATGAATGTAATACCATCATAGGTGTATCTGTGTGAAATAACATCTTCCTTGCGATACTCGGATTAAACATTCTGGCAAAAATACCCCTGCGATGTGTGCTAAATGCAATGAGATCAATACTTTTATCTCTTACAAATTTTTCGATTGCCAAAAGTAAATCACCATCATCAAGCACAGTATGGTTTATCTTTGCATCCGGATATTGTTTCTTAAAGTATTCACGTATTCCGGACAATCTTATTTCGTTCCATTCATCCTTGCTTGTTGATATATTAAAAATATGAATCTGTATATCGAAATCCTTGAATAATTCCATAAACTTGTCAAATACAATCAAATCGCGCTGATCAAAAGAGGTTGAAAAAGCTACATTTTTAACATCACTCAAACTGTTGAACGGTACATTTTCGGGTATTGCAAGAACAGGAACCTTACTTATCTCGATCACTTCGCCGGTAACGCTACCTATTAAGTCCAAATCTTTTTGACTTTTACCTCTTGTACCCATAACAACCAACGTTGGATTATACTCTTTACAAAAGGCTACTATTTCTTCTTCCGGCAGACCTTCCCGCAGTGCATTCGAAAAGTTTACATAGGGTAATTCTCCGGAATCCATTTTCTTTTTAAGTAAATTGCAAATATTAGCCATGTCATCCTGGACTCTCTTCAGCAAATGCTGTACGGTATCGTCGTCATTTATCTGATAGGCCAACGTATCTCCAAGAGGTATAGCCGAGGGGAAATAAGGGGTGAAATAAGCATGCAGAATCATCACTTCGGCACCAACCTTGTGTGCATAATTAATACCTATTTCGCAAGCGGCAATCGAATAATCCGAGAAGTCCACAGGAATCAGCACTTTCTTTGTCTTTGGTCCGGATTCAACATTGACATCCTCTTCAGCAAAAAACTTACTATCCTCAATTATTCTGAGAGCATGGGGTAGATCACTTTCTTTAATTCTCACACGTACTCCGGCTGATACAACCGGTTGAATAAGGTTTACATTGTGTATATAAACATCAATACCCTCTGTTTCAAGCATCGTTTTTAAAATCTGAGCTTTTTCGAACGTGTGGATAGCTAATGTTACTAACTTATCTTCCATACTTATGGTTTTTTATATAAAACAACAAGTTCCTTTTAAAGGTTTAAAAAAAAATCCCAGTGCCTTTAGTTATGCATTGGGATTTTAAGCGTTGAAAATTTCCTTTACGCTTCGGGCGCTACCGCTTTCTTCCCAATCTTTTCGTTGAGAATTTGCAATGCGCGCTCCAAAACTGTTGTGTCGTCAAGAATTACTAATCCACCATCTGGTCCGGGCTCTATGTGTACCCCACAACTCTTTCCATCCTTAAAATTATGTCCTCCGAAATAATTCCGAACGGTTTCTACTGATAAACCCAACTCATCGGCAATACGATGAGTGCTACCATCAGGCAGGCTGTCTTTGATTTTACGTAGCTCGTTAAATGTGATTGTCTTCGTCATGGTATTCCTTTTTTGAAGGTTAATACTTGTGTTAAAATTCATGCCTCTAACTTAGCCATTATAAACATACTAAACAAATTATTTCACACAAATAATGTTTATTTTCACATGCTTTACGGCATCATTTAATCACTCCGTCTATCGTAGTATTGTAACCAGAGGTTTTGTTAGAATCAATATAAGTAAAACTGAAATAAGTATTGAATAGACAATCAATCTTTTCTCTTTTAAGCTATAGATAGTATCTGGCGCATTTGTTGGGAAATAGGCTTTCAAACCGGTATTCCGTACATATAAGTACAACTTGTATACAACATATCCAAAAAAGACTCCGGCAAACATACCACATACTACATCCGAAATAAAATGTACTCCCAGATATATCCGGGTATATGCTGTAAGCACCGACCAGGAAAAGATAGTCCACGTAAACATCTTATTTCTTAAAAGTAAAGACATAAACATGGCAAAGCCGAATGCATTGGCTGCATGACTCGATATAAAGCCGTAAAGACCACTTCTGTAATCAAAAACAATCTTTACCTGATCCATAAAATCGGGATGATGCGTGGGGCGATACCGCGCAAAAATGGGCTTGCAAAAATGAGAAGCAAATTGATCGCATAAGGTAATCACTAAAGCAATGGATACAAGTATGAGAATCGATTCTCTCCAATTCTTCTTATATACCAGTACAAACAATATAAAAGCTGCCAACGGCAGCCAGACAACTTTCCCGGAATATAGCCACATAAAGCTATCCAGAAATGTTGAATCGCTGCCGTTGAGGAAGAAAAATAAATCTCGTTCAAATAATAACTCTTTTTCGAGCATGAGGCATTGGATGTTAAATTAAATAGCAACAATATCTTTGGTAAGCATCCAACCCACATTCCCATTTTCAAGTTCGATTTCACTCCATTCTCCCAACTTGCTTTTTACCGTAACTTTTGTTCCTTCATGTAGAATAAACAAATCAGTTCCACTGGAATCCGGCGAGCTCTTTATAGTAACTGTCGGGACAAAGATGATGGCATCGTTCCGGTTGTTTAGTTTGCTTTGCTGATTACTTGCAAAAATGTTGGCAAGAATAACAATAACTAATAAAACGATACTTAAATAGAATGCAATTTTTTTCAAGCGTATCCATCGAGAGAAGAAATACATAAACAAACTGAAAATAAATAACAGAAAGGTCGTAATACCTAATTTAGCCCACGAATCGGCAGATCCCATATTCTGAACCGACTGAAACCAAGTAACTATAAACAGCTCGCCTACGGGTTCTATTTTGTCGACCGACTTAAGTTTCGCCATTTGAAGATTAAAACGAATGTCTCCATCTCCGGGATCCAGCAGTAATGCCCGTTCGTAATTCAAGATAGCCGGAGCGATTTTGTCCACCCGGTAATATGAATTGCCAAGATTATAATATATTTCGGCAGACTCACCGTTTGTCTTTAAAATGTTTTCATACAGTTCGATTGCTTTATCAAACTCACCTTTCGAAAAAGCAACTTCAGCCTCTTTTACTGTCGAATCTTGAGCAAACAGATTTCCATAAAAGCATAGGAACAACAATAAAAGCCCATATTTTTTAATATATCCGATTATTTCCATTTTAGTTACTTTTTGATTGTGTTTTCCATTTTTCCAATTGCATCGGCTGTTAGTTCGTACAGATTATCCATCGCATCCGAACTTTGAGCTGGAGCATAACGTGCAAATTCACATGTATTCAAAATACGCATAAACTCATTAATCAAAGATTCGTCAACGCCATATTTAATTAATTCTGCTTCAACATTATCTTTTGTAAGATTAGATTGAGGAATATTCAATTTATCACTTAAATATCCCCACAAAGCACGTAAAACCTCTTCATAAAATGCTTCTTTATCATTTGCTTTTAAAAGTTTACCTGCATTCTTTAAGCGTTTAACAGCCATCTTATTCGCTTTCTTGGTGCGAACCAGAGCAATATTGGCATTTTCTTTTACTTGCTTACGGTAGATAAAGAAAAATACGACAAATAATATTGACGGAATTAAGTAACATAGCACGTAAATAAAAGAGCCAAAGAATACGTCATCTTTTGAAACAAATCTAACATCGTTGATTTTAAGATATCTGATATCCTGACCAATATATTTCAAGCTTTCTTTTTCACCAAAATTGTTTATAACCGGCGAAGCTGCATTACCATCTCCCTTTTCAACGTGAAGCTTGTACGGACCGGCTTTCAGCGTTTTATAGGATAGAGATTTTGTATCGAAATAAGAAAACTCTATGGCAGGAATTTCAAAGTCACCCGCATATCTTGGAATAGCATAGTATTCGATAGTCTTACTTCCAGAAACTCCGGCAGCAGTTGTTTTAATATCCGTTTCAACTTTTGGATCATAAATTTCAAAGTCATTCGGGAAAACAACCTCAGGATTCTTGATGAGTTTAACATTTCCGTTTCCTGTCAGTTTAAGTTTTATCGTAACAGCCTCATTTGCTTTAACCCTATCGGAATTGATGGAAGCATTCATGCTAAAGTTCCCAACTGCACCAGAAAATGAAGCAGGCTTGCCTGCTGGCAATGGTTTTACTGTAACCGAAGCTGGAGAAGATGTAATCACCTTCTTAACATCTTGATAAGAATCAAAGAAATCATCAAATATGCTACGCACCTTTTGTTGGGTCCTCACTCTTACAACAGCATCGAATTTACCCGCAGGGATAGTTAGTTTTCCAGAACGCTGCGGATATAAAACGGTTTGCTTCAAAACTACTGTACGGTAGTTTCTGCCATTGTAATTTTCAAGTCCCCACTGTTTTTGTTCGGGTAATTCTACTTCTTGTGCCAGGAAACCTTCAAACTCGGGGAATTTTACTCCGGTCAGACCACAGTCATAAAGAGAATACAACTTAAATGTTACAACAAAACCTTGTTGTTCGTATACATTGCGATCATCTACCAACATTTTAACAAAGAGGCCATCGCTTGTAATTGCCTGAGAGCTTGGTTGCGATGAGGATGCTCCTTCTGATGATGAATTTCCTGATCCGGCAGCAGCTTTATCCGGAGGCAAAACCTTTATCGATAAAGCGTTAGAAACATAGTTTGCTCCATTTACTTTAATGGTAGCCGGTGCAATATTGAATGTACCTACTTTTTTGGGCATCAAAATATAGGTATAAGTAATCGTTGTTTCACTCGTACTCTGACCATTAACCCAAGACGAGCTGTACGATTTAGATTGTGAGGGGCCCATCAGAACCTCAAAATCAGGCATTTCCTGCACTCTCAAATCCTTCGCTTCAGCATTGACCGTAAAAGACAACCTGAACTGTTCACCCATAACAATCGCATTAGGAGCCGAAGCTGTAAATTTTACATCAGCAGCTTCAGACACTAACACAAAAAGGAGAAGCGAAAATAAGAAAACTAATTTTCTCATTATAATATATTTTTTCTGTTTTTTATCTAAATATTACCACTCTTTCTCTGTTCTTCTGCGCTGTTGCTGTTGCATTTGCGCCTTCTTAACCTTTTCTTGAGTATCCTTTTCATCCTGCAGGAAAGCATCAAGC
This window contains:
- the nfo gene encoding deoxyribonuclease IV gives rise to the protein MKYIGAHVSASGGVENAPLNAHEIGAKAFALFTRNQRQWKSSPLTSRSIDLFKERCAAYGYLPSQILPHDSYLINLGHPEAEGLAKSREAFLDEMQRCEQLGLDRLNFHPGSHLNAFPIDDCLDRIAESINEALNQTSGVTAVIENTAGQGTNLGHTFEQIAHIIDRVEDKSRVGVCIDTAHTLAAGYDIKTTEGFIDTFDKFDKIIGFSYLRGMHINDSKKDLASKVDRHDSIGKGLMGLTTFKMLMNDPRFDNIPMILETPDETIWAEEISYLYGLL
- a CDS encoding dipeptidase, translated to MKRKWMVLAACAALLTATTSDACTSFLVGKKASADGSVMITYAADSHNLYGELYHWPAAKWPKGSMLEIREWDSNKPLGKIPQVEETYNVVGNMNEHQVAITESTFGGRPELEDSTGIMDYGSLIYVALQRAKSAREAIHIMTSLVKEHGYYSSGESFSIADKNEAWIMEMIGKGVGNKGAVWVAIRIPDDCISAHANQSRIHQIPFDDKENCMYSPDVVSFAREKGYFNGKDKDFSFTKAYCPYDFSALRGCEARVWAFMRKYDKSLDAYLPFLKGESDKPMPLYVKADRKLTLQDVKNGMRDHYEGTEFCMTNDAGMGPYKVPYRWRPMTFKVDGQEYVNERAIATQQTGFVLCAQLRNWLPDAIGGVLWFGVDDAATAVFTPMYGSIKETPECFRVGNGDMMTFSWTSAFWIHNWVANMAYSKYSFMIEDIKPVQKELELGFEAMQPSIDKAAADMYAKNPEEAVKFLTWYSTTEANRSTARWKQLGEYLVVKYIDGNVKKEVNGKFMQNGYGLSASPNFPGYDETYYRSIVNSAGERLKVK
- a CDS encoding superoxide dismutase, which codes for MKFELVSLPYATDALAPVIGKATIEFHHGKHLLAYVNNLNNLIPGTKFENADLETIVKESDGAIFNNAGQVLNHNLYFTQFSPKGGGKPSGALAKAIDDQWGSFEEFQKEFVNGGVTQFGSGWVWLAKDKDGKLFITKESNAGNPVTKGLTPILGFDVWEHSYYLDYQNRRADHLAELWKIVDWSVVEKRY
- a CDS encoding outer membrane beta-barrel protein; the protein is MKKVVLVFLFAVMTVGGVFAQQGASSVGLSVGYALDSDNTTVGIDYRYNVSDDVRIAPSLTHLMKHGGLSAWALDFNAHYVVKLDPSFGFYPLGGVSLSFWEAGRDWDATRLGVNIGLGGEVYASRDLTVGLEMKYNLIQDFDQAMAAVRIAYNF
- the nhaD gene encoding sodium:proton antiporter NhaD; translated protein: MFILMPIIFVSGILLIALEDKIKINKAAVALFMAISLWMILMYDAYSIFVERNSPLFQEFLTKNPEIALKPITDQFIDFITNRSIVYHLGNVSETLFFVMCSMLIVDIVDKHGGFKSMTSYLTTTHKRRLLWTISFSAFFFSALLDNLAAAIVLLAVLRKLVPDRTDRLKYACMVIIAANAGGSWSPIGDVTTILLWVGKNITASHQITHLFIPALINMLVPLTIAHFWLFKKGAILRLKSVEEKDEYPQIPIRSRRTIFIIGVLSLALVPVFQMLTGLPPFLGVLLGLVILWFYTDIMYSRLNQMEETDKLRISSLLPNIDLSTVFFFLGILMSVGALETSGQLGLMSAYLDQHVHEPLLISFLIGLLSSGVDNVALVAATIGMYPVVQQTSELTPYLMSFICDGDFWTFLSYCAVTGGSILIIGSATGVTVMGLEKIDFMYYTKRFSILALIGYLCGAGTYILFFI
- a CDS encoding SIMPL domain-containing protein, producing MEDKSKGMAIAGLLVAVGLVLLGLCIKSAIDGFKDKERVVSVKGLAEMEVKANHVIWPLMFKNIGNDLPALYVTMENQTKAIKDFLSTNGIDSTEVSVAAPEIIDMKAERYTNENVAYRYNVTCVLTVSSSKVDLVRGLMIRQSDLLKQGIAITGGDYRFSTQFLFTGLNDIKPQMIEEATKNARASAEKFAADSDSELGKIRTANQGQFTISDRDANTPYIKSVRVVTTVDYYLKD
- a CDS encoding pyruvoyl-dependent arginine decarboxylase → MVKKVGNLIPNTFFITKGSGESDLEKHAGSYHMALYDAGISDFNIMTYSSVIPATAHLVTMDEIDLPPFGSEMKTIMAVSHGYQDEFVSAGVVYAWMYKDENFDEKLGALVCEVSGRYRIEELESRLIRVINDLHQKTYGKYYLGELNFITEGITIEKRYGTALAALCFVDFLQPVIKE